In one Parvibaculum sp. genomic region, the following are encoded:
- a CDS encoding lipopolysaccharide biosynthesis protein, giving the protein MSFIHTALRAIRWSAVDIVFQQILRLAISIALARMLSPEEFGTIALLYLFVGIASAFADSGFSSALIQKQDAGHVDESTVFWLNVALGAAMALVLALLAPAIAAFFGIDMLVPLMLVLALNLFVAALGSIHRTLLTKKLDFKTQMVVGLAATFGSGALAIWMAWNGYGIWALAAQTLVAGVFTTVLLWVFNPWRPLLVFSVASARRLFRFGGFMLVSGLLNVAYERSYALVLGRLFGVAELAFYNRADGTKQVPAGVLSGILSRVAFPVFSSAANDPERLRRGVRMALRSIMLINVPSMIGLAALAGPVIDLLFGDAWLPAAPILTVLCLAGILWPLHVINLNVLMAQGHSRLFFRLEVVKTAIGAVAMIGGAAFGPLGVAWAVVLSSILAFLINAHYTNKLLGYGARAQVADFASVLLLALPMGLAVACASEVWDAPPFIQVPALVLAGALMFGTLVALFNVGPYRDAIGLIRWST; this is encoded by the coding sequence ATGAGCTTCATACATACCGCGCTAAGAGCCATACGGTGGAGCGCTGTAGACATCGTTTTTCAACAGATTTTGCGTCTTGCAATCTCGATTGCGCTGGCGCGGATGCTCAGTCCCGAGGAATTCGGTACGATTGCGTTGCTCTATCTCTTCGTTGGTATAGCGAGTGCATTTGCGGACAGTGGTTTCTCATCGGCGTTGATCCAGAAACAGGATGCCGGACATGTCGACGAGTCGACTGTCTTCTGGCTGAACGTTGCTCTCGGAGCGGCAATGGCTCTGGTTCTCGCTCTGCTTGCGCCGGCGATAGCTGCTTTCTTTGGTATCGACATGCTGGTTCCACTTATGCTGGTTCTGGCGCTTAACCTGTTCGTCGCAGCGCTGGGTTCGATCCATCGAACATTGCTGACCAAGAAGCTCGATTTCAAGACCCAGATGGTGGTTGGCCTTGCAGCCACGTTCGGCTCAGGCGCGCTGGCGATCTGGATGGCTTGGAATGGCTACGGCATCTGGGCGCTGGCGGCGCAGACACTTGTGGCGGGAGTGTTCACAACCGTGTTGTTGTGGGTGTTCAATCCATGGCGGCCACTGCTGGTATTCAGTGTGGCGTCCGCCCGGCGTCTCTTCCGCTTTGGCGGATTTATGTTGGTTTCCGGGTTGCTGAATGTTGCTTATGAGAGATCCTATGCACTCGTCTTGGGTAGACTCTTCGGTGTAGCCGAACTGGCATTCTACAATCGTGCGGACGGAACCAAGCAAGTGCCAGCAGGCGTTCTGAGCGGGATACTTTCTCGCGTCGCCTTTCCGGTATTTTCGTCTGCCGCTAACGATCCCGAGCGACTTCGGCGCGGCGTTCGCATGGCGCTTCGTAGCATCATGCTGATTAATGTTCCTTCGATGATCGGCTTGGCGGCATTGGCTGGTCCGGTCATCGATTTGTTGTTCGGTGATGCCTGGTTGCCGGCTGCCCCCATTCTGACCGTGCTTTGCCTTGCCGGGATTCTGTGGCCGTTGCATGTTATCAACCTGAATGTCCTGATGGCTCAGGGTCACTCTCGACTTTTTTTCAGACTCGAAGTTGTAAAAACGGCGATCGGCGCAGTTGCTATGATAGGCGGCGCAGCATTTGGACCGCTCGGCGTCGCTTGGGCCGTTGTCCTGTCTTCAATTCTGGCATTTCTGATCAATGCCCATTATACTAATAAGCTGCTCGGCTACGGTGCGCGAGCTCAGGTTGCTGATTTTGCGTCGGTTCTTCTGCTTGCTTTGCCGATGGGTCTTGCTGTGGCATGTGCAAGCGAAGTTTGGGATGCGCCGCCATTCATACAGGTCCCCGCTCTCGTCCTTGCCGGAGCGCTGATGTTCGGCACCTTGGTCGCACTGTTCAATGTTGGCCCCTATCGAGACGCAATTGGCTTGATCCGGTGGAGCACATGA
- a CDS encoding glycosyltransferase family 2 protein: MTAGQQEPLPDISVLIVSYNTCHLTLRCIETVLQYVDGIDIEVVVVDNASSDGSAEEIRNRYPNVVVIASDVNGGFAFGNNLGFKVARGRYVLLLNPDTEVRENTLVRCLRYMDMHPEVGVLGCRVRYGDGSQQSTIFRYLRLRDLVLNIVLPNRLTRKHPLLGQSRYARLSRDEIQDVDIVAGCFMMVPRHVIETAGDMNTIFFMYGEEAEWCHRISRYGFKVRYYPDAEIMHHGAASTSDDSEWKILEMAKGQILFLRVTRGYFVAWVGNLLMFLRDLVRLVTFLPLRLSGKANSRSFARNGMSRLIFHWKSVWGLPGGQRVGG; encoded by the coding sequence GTGACGGCCGGGCAACAAGAACCTCTTCCCGACATCTCAGTTTTAATTGTCAGCTATAATACTTGTCACCTGACACTGCGGTGCATTGAGACGGTTCTGCAATATGTCGATGGAATCGATATCGAGGTTGTCGTGGTGGACAACGCCTCATCAGATGGATCAGCCGAAGAAATTCGGAATCGATATCCCAACGTCGTGGTCATTGCATCCGACGTCAACGGTGGGTTTGCGTTCGGAAACAATCTTGGTTTCAAGGTCGCTAGGGGCCGTTACGTTCTCCTGCTGAATCCGGATACTGAAGTCAGGGAAAATACGCTCGTCCGATGCTTGCGCTATATGGATATGCATCCCGAAGTCGGAGTGCTTGGGTGTCGTGTCAGGTACGGGGACGGAAGTCAGCAGTCGACAATTTTCAGATATCTACGATTGCGGGACTTGGTGCTGAACATCGTTCTGCCGAACAGGCTGACTCGGAAACACCCTCTGCTTGGTCAATCGCGTTATGCCCGTTTGTCGAGAGATGAAATTCAAGATGTGGACATCGTCGCCGGGTGTTTCATGATGGTGCCGAGGCACGTGATCGAGACGGCGGGCGATATGAATACGATCTTCTTTATGTATGGTGAAGAAGCTGAATGGTGCCATCGTATTTCCCGCTACGGCTTCAAGGTTCGGTACTATCCCGATGCCGAGATCATGCATCACGGCGCCGCAAGTACCAGTGACGACTCTGAGTGGAAGATTTTGGAGATGGCAAAAGGTCAAATTCTCTTTCTCCGTGTCACGCGAGGATATTTTGTAGCTTGGGTGGGAAACCTTTTAATGTTCCTTCGCGATTTGGTTCGTCTGGTCACGTTCCTGCCCCTTCGGCTGTCGGGCAAGGCGAATTCGCGTTCGTTTGCGAGAAACGGAATGTCCAGATTGATATTTCACTGGAAGTCCGTCTGGGGTTTGCCAGGCGGTCAGAGAGTGGGTGGATGA
- a CDS encoding polysaccharide deacetylase family protein, which produces MREISSLFKPPAFIINFHGIGEAQRAVDVSERPYWVSVDQFKEVIDFLTEIREHAGIAITFDDGNVSDLEVAAPILTLAGWPFMSFVLAGRVGQKGYLDYARMRELQNMNCNIGLHGMQHRDWTLLNDEEMHEETSVARKLLEDSLGRRINSVAVPFGKYNRRVLRILAHSGFERIFTSDRGVRLFDGVVQPRYSVTNQSSPRSIGVYIEASRRLRARLVSEARFWSKSCL; this is translated from the coding sequence ATGAGAGAGATTTCCAGTTTGTTCAAACCACCCGCTTTCATCATCAACTTTCATGGCATCGGAGAGGCGCAACGGGCAGTTGACGTGAGCGAGCGCCCCTACTGGGTGAGCGTTGACCAGTTCAAAGAGGTCATCGACTTCCTGACGGAAATTCGGGAGCATGCAGGTATTGCGATCACGTTCGATGATGGCAATGTTTCGGATTTGGAGGTTGCGGCGCCAATTCTCACGTTGGCGGGTTGGCCGTTCATGAGTTTCGTTCTGGCGGGAAGGGTTGGACAGAAAGGCTACCTTGACTACGCGCGAATGCGTGAACTGCAGAATATGAATTGCAACATTGGCCTTCATGGTATGCAACATCGCGACTGGACGCTGCTGAACGATGAGGAGATGCACGAAGAAACATCTGTGGCCAGGAAGCTGCTCGAAGATTCGTTGGGCCGGAGGATCAATTCGGTCGCTGTGCCGTTCGGGAAGTACAATAGACGGGTTTTGCGCATACTGGCGCACTCAGGATTTGAGAGAATTTTCACAAGCGATCGCGGTGTCCGACTATTCGATGGGGTCGTTCAGCCAAGGTATTCGGTAACCAATCAGTCGTCGCCGAGATCGATTGGCGTCTACATTGAGGCGTCGCGCCGGCTTCGTGCCCGTTTGGTTTCGGAGGCAAGATTTTGGAGCAAAAGCTGTCTATAG
- a CDS encoding peptidoglycan bridge formation glycyltransferase FemA/FemB family protein, whose product MEQKLSIDSIRSLGRASKLSASVRVVDNEAWRQYALVFSDFSYRLLRGYSVMAARRVRATSEAVGIFLGEAIIGLADVRVRRVPLLPIGIAYVSGGPVTCVNGKFDGPRFAICLEALCDEYVGRRRLTLRVTPPIMAGENSASVEDIFGRLGFVPRPEDEKYQTILKSISGEEESLVRSLDKKWRSELVRSRKSGATVRRSTQVSDFDAMMPIFENLRQAKGFSVNMDVAFFRDVQEMLSEGEELIWHLAELDGDLVAGHLGSYSGNVATYLLGAANDKGRANRSSYMLQWEAMCYAASRGMGWYDLGGIDPIDNPDVYRFKRRMGGYEMAAAGPYERHPSAFAGATLSGVEWALDKARWLSALKR is encoded by the coding sequence TTGGAGCAAAAGCTGTCTATAGATTCGATTCGAAGTCTAGGACGCGCATCGAAATTATCGGCATCGGTTCGTGTGGTCGATAACGAGGCTTGGCGGCAATATGCTTTGGTTTTCTCTGATTTCAGCTATCGCTTGCTTCGCGGATATTCGGTCATGGCGGCACGGCGTGTGCGCGCCACATCGGAAGCGGTCGGAATTTTCCTTGGTGAGGCTATAATCGGGTTAGCGGACGTTCGAGTCCGGCGGGTGCCATTGCTGCCCATCGGGATCGCCTATGTCAGTGGTGGACCTGTTACCTGTGTGAATGGGAAATTTGACGGGCCCCGATTCGCAATCTGTCTGGAAGCGCTATGCGATGAGTATGTTGGCCGTCGCAGACTGACGCTTCGGGTGACGCCACCGATCATGGCAGGAGAGAATTCGGCATCTGTGGAAGACATTTTTGGTAGACTTGGATTTGTGCCAAGGCCCGAGGATGAAAAATACCAGACCATACTCAAGTCGATTTCCGGGGAAGAGGAATCTCTCGTTCGTTCTCTTGATAAAAAGTGGCGTAGTGAGCTTGTCAGGTCACGTAAGAGCGGCGCCACGGTGCGCCGCTCGACGCAAGTGTCGGATTTCGATGCGATGATGCCGATCTTTGAAAATTTACGTCAAGCAAAGGGGTTCTCCGTAAACATGGACGTGGCATTTTTCCGGGATGTCCAGGAGATGCTGAGCGAGGGCGAGGAACTCATCTGGCATCTGGCGGAACTTGATGGTGATCTGGTTGCTGGCCATCTCGGCAGCTACTCCGGCAATGTCGCAACTTACCTGCTCGGCGCTGCCAACGACAAGGGGAGGGCAAACCGTAGCTCATACATGCTGCAATGGGAAGCGATGTGCTATGCTGCGTCGCGCGGCATGGGTTGGTACGATCTTGGGGGAATCGACCCGATCGACAATCCGGATGTCTATCGTTTCAAGCGGCGTATGGGGGGATATGAGATGGCCGCAGCTGGACCATATGAACGACACCCAAGCGCCTTTGCCGGTGCTACCTTGTCCGGTGTGGAGTGGGCGCTCGACAAGGCGCGGTGGCTTTCGGCGCTGAAGCGGTGA
- a CDS encoding glycosyltransferase — MAGLNLSADKFDEELRAVPLRERQFDNDEEVIVSICTITYNHAAYLRQCLEGFLDQVCSFRVEIIIYDDASTDGTSDIVREYASRYPSVVNACVAESNSYSLGVNPYYAFAFPKAKGRYVAICDGDDFWNDLMKLAVQVDFLERNPDTVITYGPACVEIDGVIQKEMSLGSHRDLTASELRAGASINTLTACFRNPRLQTPPPFLRISPIGDVTVWALLGYRGSGKFLLNLEPAVYRIHGGGVFSGRPSNTKYYMSLLAHISIAAYHSEHADLQSERARLDRALSMIVGRMGAGRVLFNVLKELPNFAMKRLRVFVMRIAKSDW, encoded by the coding sequence ATGGCCGGTTTGAACTTAAGTGCTGATAAATTTGATGAGGAGTTGCGGGCGGTTCCTTTGCGTGAAAGGCAGTTCGATAATGATGAAGAAGTCATCGTGTCGATTTGTACAATAACGTACAACCATGCCGCTTATCTTCGTCAGTGTTTGGAAGGCTTTCTCGATCAGGTTTGCTCCTTCCGAGTCGAGATAATCATTTACGATGATGCGTCTACGGACGGTACAAGTGACATTGTTAGAGAATACGCATCTCGATATCCGTCGGTGGTCAACGCGTGCGTGGCGGAGAGCAATTCATATTCGCTCGGAGTCAATCCGTATTATGCGTTTGCTTTCCCGAAGGCGAAGGGCAGGTACGTCGCAATTTGCGACGGTGACGATTTCTGGAACGATTTGATGAAGCTTGCCGTGCAGGTCGATTTCTTGGAGCGGAATCCGGATACCGTAATTACATACGGTCCGGCCTGTGTCGAAATTGATGGTGTCATTCAGAAGGAGATGTCACTAGGATCCCATCGGGATCTGACGGCAAGCGAGTTGAGAGCGGGGGCGTCAATCAATACGTTGACGGCTTGTTTCCGGAATCCTCGGTTGCAAACTCCCCCACCTTTTCTGAGAATATCGCCGATAGGGGATGTGACCGTTTGGGCCCTGCTGGGCTATAGGGGATCGGGAAAGTTTCTGCTGAACCTTGAGCCTGCAGTGTATCGAATTCATGGAGGGGGTGTCTTTTCGGGAAGGCCTTCAAACACAAAATACTATATGTCCCTTCTAGCTCATATCAGCATTGCGGCCTATCACAGCGAGCATGCTGACCTCCAATCGGAAAGAGCGCGTTTAGATAGGGCATTGAGCATGATCGTCGGGAGAATGGGGGCTGGGAGAGTTCTCTTTAACGTGCTCAAAGAGCTCCCCAACTTTGCAATGAAGAGACTTCGCGTATTCGTCATGCGGATCGCCAAGTCGGATTGGTAG
- a CDS encoding DegT/DnrJ/EryC1/StrS family aminotransferase — protein sequence MKKIETAGDLAINGAPPALAEPLHVGRPNIAGREVFMRLAEEIFDRRWLTNDGPLVHAFEQQVADYLGVGHCVAMCNGTIALEIAIRALELEGEVIVPSYTFIATAHALYWQGITPVFADIDPATHNLDPQAVRRMITPRTTGIIGVHLWGRPAPVVALGEIAGEHGLTLIFDAAHAFGCDHNGRKIGGFGHAEVLSFHATKFFNTFEGGAVVTNDDALAAKMRLMRNFGFSGLDNVIHPGTNGKMTEICAAMGIANFDHIETVVDANRRNYRAYQEALVDIPGVSLLEQDGVGGNCQYVVVEVGPDCRATRDEIVATLHAENVLARRYFWPGCHRMQPYRDIFPHAGLVLPHTEAVADRVIVLPTGTAVSVSDVAMVGAVVRQYVQIG from the coding sequence ATGAAAAAGATAGAAACAGCAGGCGATCTCGCCATCAATGGCGCGCCGCCGGCGTTGGCCGAACCGCTTCATGTCGGCCGCCCGAACATCGCCGGGCGAGAGGTCTTCATGCGGCTGGCCGAGGAGATATTTGACAGGCGCTGGCTGACCAATGACGGTCCGCTTGTGCACGCCTTCGAGCAGCAGGTGGCCGACTATCTTGGCGTCGGCCACTGCGTCGCGATGTGCAACGGAACGATCGCGCTGGAGATCGCCATTCGTGCGCTTGAGTTGGAGGGCGAGGTGATCGTACCCTCGTATACGTTTATAGCGACGGCTCATGCGCTCTACTGGCAGGGCATCACGCCGGTATTTGCCGATATCGATCCTGCGACACACAATCTCGATCCACAGGCGGTGCGGCGCATGATCACGCCGCGCACGACTGGCATCATCGGTGTCCATCTCTGGGGGCGTCCGGCGCCGGTCGTGGCGCTTGGCGAGATTGCTGGGGAGCATGGCCTGACGCTGATTTTCGATGCCGCGCATGCCTTTGGGTGCGATCACAATGGCCGCAAGATCGGAGGATTCGGGCATGCAGAAGTGCTCAGCTTCCACGCCACAAAGTTCTTCAACACATTCGAGGGTGGAGCTGTTGTGACCAATGACGATGCGCTGGCGGCAAAGATGCGGCTGATGCGCAATTTCGGTTTCAGCGGTCTCGACAATGTCATTCATCCCGGCACCAACGGGAAGATGACCGAAATCTGCGCCGCTATGGGCATCGCCAATTTCGATCACATCGAAACGGTGGTTGACGCCAACCGTCGCAACTATCGAGCCTACCAGGAAGCCTTGGTTGACATTCCGGGGGTTTCGCTGCTGGAGCAGGATGGGGTCGGGGGAAACTGCCAGTATGTGGTGGTCGAAGTGGGTCCGGATTGTAGGGCCACGCGTGATGAAATTGTTGCTACTCTGCATGCGGAGAATGTGCTGGCACGGCGCTATTTCTGGCCGGGGTGCCACCGGATGCAGCCTTATCGAGATATCTTTCCGCATGCGGGGCTTGTCCTGCCGCATACCGAGGCGGTCGCCGACAGGGTGATCGTTCTGCCGACCGGTACGGCAGTAAGCGTATCAGACGTGGCGATGGTGGGGGCTGTAGTTCGCCAGTACGTCCAGATTGGTTGA
- a CDS encoding endonuclease/exonuclease/phosphatase family protein → MRHSEKLSAFIRRFGQRPVRAGRHPALAGTATLAAWAYTGLVVLWLGFWIATGEALLPVRLTIAFVYWIALGLTVVAALALWQRRWRLAALSVPLALLLGVPYLPQYLPRFGAPPATGETFTVMSYNVMGRNRDVDAIAAVILTERPDILFLQEFHLMDALRGRIGSLYGGDPVHEALEPHLGLAVLSRFPLAPLPPLRRIQKAVAHLPCGDIHLWNLRAPKTFDGPAAQHRFVIMLAEDMRTEEGPAMAAGDFNLTERSAPYSYLRGFLRNAHEDAGFGLGATFPAPGRNLGRILPAMIRIDHMFYSSGLTPLHAEVLSEAGKSDHYPLKAQFIC, encoded by the coding sequence ATGCGCCACTCCGAAAAGCTTTCCGCCTTCATTCGCCGTTTTGGGCAACGGCCTGTGCGGGCGGGTCGGCACCCGGCGCTTGCCGGCACGGCCACGCTGGCCGCCTGGGCCTATACCGGACTGGTTGTTTTGTGGCTCGGGTTCTGGATTGCGACCGGCGAAGCGCTGCTGCCTGTGCGGCTGACGATTGCCTTCGTCTACTGGATTGCGCTGGGACTGACCGTTGTAGCAGCGCTTGCGCTGTGGCAACGGCGCTGGCGCCTCGCCGCGCTGTCGGTTCCGCTGGCGCTGCTGCTCGGCGTGCCCTATCTGCCACAATATCTGCCGCGCTTCGGCGCGCCGCCTGCGACGGGCGAAACATTTACAGTAATGAGCTACAACGTCATGGGGCGGAACAGGGATGTAGATGCCATCGCCGCTGTCATTCTGACGGAGCGGCCGGACATATTGTTCCTTCAAGAGTTCCACCTGATGGACGCGCTTCGCGGGCGCATCGGTTCTCTCTATGGTGGCGATCCGGTTCACGAGGCGCTGGAGCCGCATCTGGGGCTTGCCGTTTTGAGCCGATTTCCGCTAGCGCCGCTTCCGCCTTTGCGCCGTATACAGAAGGCCGTCGCTCATCTGCCTTGCGGCGACATTCATTTGTGGAACCTGCGTGCACCCAAGACGTTCGACGGGCCCGCAGCCCAGCACCGGTTTGTCATCATGCTTGCCGAAGACATGCGAACGGAGGAAGGCCCGGCGATGGCGGCCGGCGACTTCAATCTGACCGAGCGCAGCGCACCTTATTCCTATCTGCGCGGCTTTCTCCGCAACGCGCATGAAGATGCGGGGTTCGGGCTAGGCGCGACCTTTCCAGCACCAGGGAGAAACCTCGGGCGAATTCTACCCGCGATGATCCGCATCGATCATATGTTTTACAGCTCCGGCCTGACGCCGCTCCACGCGGAAGTTCTGAGCGAGGCAGGAAAATCCGATCACTATCCATTGAAAGCACAATTCATTTGCTAG
- a CDS encoding O-antigen ligase family protein, with translation MTPAPKSIHLRRAFWGLMLLIAWAPMPLGSNRPWSAALLAGLAGLLLIGLAAGNFRAGSRPAVDWRRLRLPLGLAGVAIAWAIVQWSTWTPEIWHHPVWQQAATALDMPVKGRITVNPDATLSALMNLMGYLAVFWVTLETAQSRRRATLALTVFVGIAAAYAAYGLAVFFAGNETILFMRKWDYFDALTSTFVNRNSYATYAGLGLLCAVGLLLDKARNLAPRGGVGRPLASRLNSPALLHLAPLLVAALIIGTALVLTGSRAGVAATAAALLALPALAMLGGRGSRLRHIIVALPVLATLLAILLFAGNPLMERFEKDPLATDRLPAFALSLSAVEDAPWLGTGYGAFHETFASYRDLSVSSPSSWKKAHNTYLENMLGLGVPAAISLNLAIFLVAARALRVIPSRRKSRVFPTLAVAATVLVGLHALVDFSLEIPAVAATYAFIMGIGAAHAFRADDTTDSGLATDVGQEAV, from the coding sequence ATGACGCCAGCCCCCAAATCGATCCATCTCCGTCGCGCCTTCTGGGGCCTGATGCTGCTCATCGCTTGGGCCCCGATGCCGCTGGGCAGCAACCGTCCGTGGAGCGCGGCGTTGCTGGCGGGCCTTGCGGGGCTGCTTTTGATCGGTCTCGCCGCCGGAAATTTCCGCGCCGGCAGCCGGCCGGCCGTCGATTGGCGCCGCCTGCGCCTGCCCCTCGGGCTTGCGGGCGTCGCCATTGCATGGGCGATCGTCCAGTGGTCCACATGGACACCCGAAATATGGCATCACCCCGTCTGGCAACAGGCCGCCACCGCGCTCGACATGCCGGTGAAGGGCCGCATCACAGTCAATCCGGACGCCACCCTGTCCGCGTTGATGAATCTGATGGGCTATCTGGCCGTCTTCTGGGTCACGCTTGAAACGGCGCAGAGCCGCCGCCGCGCCACGCTGGCGCTCACCGTCTTTGTCGGCATCGCGGCCGCCTATGCGGCCTATGGCCTGGCCGTCTTCTTCGCCGGCAACGAAACGATCCTCTTCATGCGGAAATGGGATTATTTCGATGCCCTGACCTCGACATTCGTCAACCGCAACTCCTACGCCACCTATGCCGGCCTCGGCCTGCTCTGCGCCGTCGGCCTGCTGCTCGACAAGGCGCGAAACCTGGCGCCGCGCGGGGGCGTCGGCCGCCCGCTTGCGAGCCGCCTGAACAGCCCTGCCCTTCTCCACTTGGCGCCGCTGCTTGTCGCCGCTTTGATCATAGGCACCGCCCTTGTGCTCACCGGTTCGCGGGCCGGCGTCGCGGCCACCGCAGCCGCGCTGCTGGCCCTGCCGGCACTCGCCATGCTTGGCGGCCGCGGCAGCCGACTGCGGCACATCATCGTCGCTCTGCCGGTGCTCGCGACCCTTCTCGCCATCCTTCTTTTTGCCGGTAATCCACTGATGGAACGGTTCGAAAAGGATCCGCTGGCAACCGACCGCCTGCCTGCCTTCGCGCTTTCCCTGAGTGCGGTCGAAGATGCGCCCTGGCTCGGAACGGGCTATGGCGCGTTCCACGAAACCTTCGCCAGCTATCGCGATCTGTCCGTGTCGAGCCCTTCGAGCTGGAAAAAGGCGCACAACACCTATCTGGAAAACATGCTGGGCCTCGGCGTCCCGGCTGCGATTTCCCTGAATCTCGCGATTTTTCTGGTTGCGGCTCGCGCCCTCCGGGTGATCCCTTCGCGGCGGAAAAGCCGCGTCTTCCCCACGCTTGCCGTCGCCGCCACCGTCCTTGTCGGTCTTCACGCGCTGGTGGATTTCAGTCTCGAAATCCCGGCCGTTGCGGCGACCTATGCCTTCATCATGGGGATCGGCGCCGCACATGCGTTTCGCGCCGATGACACAACCGATTCCGGCCTCGCTACTGATGTCGGTCAGGAAGCCGTTTGA
- a CDS encoding sulfotransferase gives MLALLPLERMILARQGQNDRWRPIFIVGAPRSGTSLLYELMVARFRFAYFSNLAHRFYMVPIAVTCLGWPVVRRWSGEFRSRYGHIDGWGAPNEAGWIWARWFKTNEWRGREPNAAGAFDQMRRTIQALSAVFGAPFVNKNVMHSNRIGLMCSIFPGALFIEIKRKETDNVQSIMRARMKEAGPTEDGAGWWSVRPRIADRYIGRDRLTQACAQVLGVSFDIERDSAEYCPGHVFTVDYEELCRHPEVSLDSIRRFLESHGQKVENYKSVPEAFEALNDKRLPEAVMDDQIRDVLSMIESDIRVVRVGGA, from the coding sequence ATGCTTGCGCTTCTGCCACTGGAGCGCATGATTCTTGCGCGCCAGGGGCAGAATGACCGCTGGCGGCCAATTTTCATCGTGGGCGCGCCGAGATCGGGAACATCGCTTCTCTATGAACTAATGGTCGCACGATTTCGGTTTGCCTATTTCTCCAATCTTGCGCACCGCTTCTACATGGTTCCGATCGCCGTAACGTGCCTTGGGTGGCCGGTGGTACGCCGCTGGAGCGGTGAGTTCAGGAGCCGTTATGGTCATATTGACGGATGGGGTGCGCCAAATGAGGCGGGGTGGATATGGGCGCGCTGGTTCAAGACGAACGAATGGCGAGGCCGGGAGCCAAATGCCGCAGGTGCATTCGATCAAATGCGACGGACCATTCAAGCGTTGTCGGCTGTGTTTGGAGCACCCTTTGTCAACAAGAATGTAATGCACAGCAATCGTATCGGTTTGATGTGCAGTATTTTTCCTGGAGCGCTTTTCATCGAGATAAAGCGCAAGGAAACCGACAACGTCCAGTCAATCATGAGGGCGCGAATGAAAGAAGCCGGCCCAACTGAAGACGGCGCTGGGTGGTGGTCGGTGCGACCGCGTATTGCAGATCGGTACATAGGTCGTGATCGACTTACACAAGCTTGTGCACAGGTCCTCGGAGTGAGCTTCGATATTGAACGCGACAGCGCTGAGTATTGCCCGGGCCACGTGTTTACTGTGGACTATGAGGAATTATGCCGTCATCCGGAGGTGTCACTTGACAGTATTCGTAGATTTCTTGAATCTCACGGTCAGAAAGTGGAAAATTATAAATCTGTCCCTGAAGCATTCGAAGCGCTGAACGACAAGCGGCTTCCCGAGGCTGTCATGGATGATCAAATCCGAGATGTCCTGTCAATGATCGAGAGTGATATCCGCGTTGTGCGAGTAGGTGGAGCTTGA
- a CDS encoding acyltransferase — translation MSKKTLRQFGFGAVGKNALISERATFYGASRITISDDVRIDDFTVLSAGNGGIHIGSNVHISTHVLIVGACRITLSDFSGIASRVSIYSSTDDFSGKALTGPTVPSKYTGVVSKDVFLGKHVIVGSGTVILPGCILEDGVAIGALSLVNTTCDAFGIYVGNPARRVKDRSRFLLNLESEYVAEKR, via the coding sequence ATGAGCAAGAAAACACTTCGGCAGTTTGGCTTCGGCGCGGTAGGAAAGAACGCGTTAATATCCGAGCGCGCTACTTTCTATGGCGCGTCGAGAATTACAATCTCGGACGATGTTCGAATTGATGATTTTACAGTCCTATCCGCCGGAAACGGTGGTATTCACATTGGCAGCAACGTTCATATCTCTACGCACGTTCTAATCGTGGGGGCCTGCAGGATAACACTTTCTGATTTCAGCGGCATCGCGTCGCGCGTGTCGATTTATTCGAGCACTGATGACTTCTCCGGAAAGGCGTTAACCGGCCCAACCGTGCCATCAAAGTACACCGGCGTTGTCAGCAAAGACGTTTTTCTAGGCAAGCACGTAATTGTTGGAAGCGGAACTGTGATATTGCCGGGGTGTATATTAGAAGATGGCGTCGCTATTGGCGCGCTGAGTCTCGTCAATACAACGTGCGATGCGTTTGGAATTTATGTTGGGAACCCCGCTAGGCGCGTCAAAGATAGGAGCCGATTTCTACTTAATTTGGAAAGTGAGTATGTGGCCGAAAAGCGTTAA